The DNA window cccaggctggagtgcagtggcacatcttggctcactgcaacctctgcctcccaggctcaagcaattttcctgcctcagcctcccgagtagctgggattacaggcatgagctaccatgcccagctaatttttttttttttttttttttttgagatggagcctcgctctgtcacccaggctggagtgcagtggcgtgatctcggctcactgcaagctctgctacAGGAgcctaccactatgcctggctaattttttgtgtttttagtagagacggggtttcaccgtgttagtcaggatggtcttgatctcctgactttgtgatctgcccgccttggcctcccaaagtgctgggattacaggtgtgagccaccacacctggcctacgcccagctaattttggtatgtttaatagagacaggatttggccatgatggccaggctggtcttgaactcctggcctcaagtgttccacctgccttggcctcccaaagtgctgggattacaggagtaagccagtgcacctggctgaGGGAGCTggcctgatttttatttatttatttatttttatttttattttttgtttttttaaagagacggagtcttgctctgttgcccaggctggagtgcagtggtgcaatctcggctcactgcaggctccgccttctgggttcacgccattctcctgcctcagccttcctagtagctgggactacaggcgcccagcaccacgcccagctaatttttgtattttttttttggtagagatgaggtttcactgtgttagccaggatggtcttgatctcctgaccttgtgatctgcccgcctcggcctcccaaagtgctgggattagaggcgtgagccaccacgccaggctggcctgatttttaaaattgacatattATAATTGTATAgtctgggtgccgtggctcatgcctgtaatcgcagcactttgggaggctgagatggcaggattgctggagctcaggagttcaacaccagcctgggaaacatggcaaaatcctgcttcttttctaaataaatttttaaaataaataaatgtaataattgtacatatttatgggatacatagtgatgtttcaatacatatgatgcatagtgatcagatcaaggtagttagcatatctatcatctgaaacatttatcatttcttcctgTTGGGTGATGTACCAATTTTAATGCCAGTGTGAGTGAAACATCACACTAAAAGATACAAAGTTGCTTTTTGCTATTTGAAGACTTCTTAGCATGGATGGTCAAAAGATGACTGGCCATGTTcttggtgttcttttttttttccaaaggggCCATCCATCCAACCTTTAACTTGAAGAGCCTTTCCTGCAGCCTGGAGGTGTCCACCGATTCCCGTACAGTGACTGTGTCTCACCGCTCACAACCCTATCGCTGGAGCTGTGAGAGGTTTTCTACCAGCCAGGTCTTGTGTTCCCAGGCCCTCTTTTCTGGAAAGCATTACTGGGAAGTGGACACTAGGAATTGCAGCCACTGGGCAGTTGGGGTGGCTTCCTGGGAGATGAGCCGTGATCAGGTCCTGGGAAGGACTATGGACTCTTGTTGTGTGGAATGGAAGGGGACTAACCAGCTCTCTGCATGGCACATGGTCAAGGAAACTGTCCTTGGCTCAGACAGACCTGGGGTGGTGGGCATCTGGCTGAACCTTGAGGAGGGGAAGCTTGCCTTCTATTCGGTGGACAATCAGGAGAAGCTTCTGTATGAGTGTAccatctctgcctcctctcctctGCACCCTGCCTTCTGGCTGTATGGCTTACATCCTGGAAATTACCTGATAATAAAGCAAGTAAAGGTATAAGGTTTCCTCAGGGATTACAACACAGTGGTTTCCTGGTCTCTCTCCCTGTCATCAATCAGGGTAGTAACTTAAGAATACcacttttaagaaaaattacaatAGAGATTGGATCtccctaggttgcccaggctggtgtcgaattcctagccttaagcagtcctcccacctcagcctcccaaggtactggattacaggtgtgagccacaacacctggccaaGAATACCACTTTTGAAGTTAATCCTTTTGTGTGATACAGGATGAACTTGGGATGTTTGAACCCTGGACATTCCAAATAAAGGACAGGCCCCTGCCCGGCTCCTGGGAGATAACCTCTAAGCCATTAGAATATCCTGCCTGATAAGAGTGTTTTTGTTTACCTGTGGGCCTTGGGCCATGCAGTATTAGCTTGACCTTGCAAGGTCAAGCTGAGGAGACTAAGTCAGCCATGTGGGCAGCGAAGCATGCCTATGTGACCAATCCCCAGTAAAAGCCCTAGACATCAAGGCATGGGTGAGCTACCCTGGTTGGTAATACTCTGTGCACACATCATTGTGGCCACACATCATTGCTGGGAGAATTAAGCATTATCCTGAAGACTCTGCCAGGAGAGGATAATTGGAAGTTCTCTTGGACCTTGCCTCCTGTGCCTTTCTTCAttgctgattttaatctgtagcctttcactgtaataaactgTAACCATGAGTACAACAGCTTTGCTGAATTCTGTGAATCCTTCTAGTGAATCACTGAACCTGAGGACAGTCTCAGAGGATCTCTAAACACAATTTGCTACTTATCAATCGCTATGAAGAATATTGCCACAAATTTAATGGTTTAAAataacacatatatattatttcacaCTTTCTGTGAGTCAGGAGTCAGGGCATAGCTTAGCTGAGGCTCCTACATCGGAGTTTTACAAGCTGCAATCAACATGTCATCTGGGGACACAGGGTCATCAGAGGCTCGAATGGGGAAGGATCTGCCTCCAAACTCACATGGTTGTTGGCAGCCTTCAGTTCCTTGTGAGCTGCTGGActgagggcctcagtttctttctggttGTTGGCTGGAGACCACCCTCAGTTCCTTACTCCATAGCTGCTTGCTTCCTCAAAGCCAACAAGGGAGAGGGTATCCTAGCCAGATGACACAAAATCTTACATAGCATAACCACATAAACACGTAATCATGTACATCCCATTGCCTTTGCCTTCTATTGATTAGAAGCAAGTCACGGTACCACCCACACTCCAGGGGAGGGGATTACAGAAGGACATGAATGCCAGGAAGTGGGGCTCACGGGGGCCACCCTACAGTATGTCTGACACAGGGTGTTATTTCATACTTGATTTCCCCTATTTTTAACAACCATTTTATTGTATAAgaaaacagatacagaaaacTACATGAAACATGTGGAGCTTAATGAGTTATTATAAGGTAAATACCCTTGTAACTATCATtcaggtcaagaaatagaacCTACCACCCGCCCCAGAAGCTCCTTCCTGTGCCCCATTCTAATCACAAAACCCTCCCTGTGCCTGAAAGGAGTCTTGACTTTCACACTAATCACTTCCTTGCATTTCTTTAGAGTTTTATCACTCAAATAGGCATCCATAG is part of the Chlorocebus sabaeus isolate Y175 chromosome 16, mChlSab1.0.hap1, whole genome shotgun sequence genome and encodes:
- the RNF135 gene encoding E3 ubiquitin-protein ligase RNF135 isoform X2, with the translated sequence MKKREKNKFPISRKPVNLAATRLGIFLLLPNRSSVSFSDSCKIVVAVEKSITEVGQELTELVEHLVDTVRSLQNQRPLSESGPDNELSILGKVFSSGVDVSMTSPKLLISDTAAGRIRDILQDLEEIQEKLRENVSRKEAPEAQTQGELPEAPSSSSCPLPDQSHPALKRASQFAQWAIHPTFNLKSLSCSLEVSTDSRTVTVSHRSQPYRWSCERFSTSQVLCSQALFSGKHYWEVDTRNCSHWAVGVASWEMSRDQVLGRTMDSCCVEWKGTNQLSAWHMVKETVLGSDRPGVVGIWLNLEEGKLAFYSVDNQEKLLYECTISASSPLHPAFWLYGLHPGNYLIIKQVKV